A single window of Sporosarcina sp. FSL W7-1349 DNA harbors:
- a CDS encoding biotin/lipoyl-containing protein: protein MAELKSSMAGTVFTVNVSEGEEVTVGQVVLVLESMKMEIPVEAETAGKVASIQVQVGDFVNEEDVLLTIEA, encoded by the coding sequence ATGGCAGAATTGAAATCATCAATGGCGGGGACCGTCTTTACAGTGAACGTATCAGAAGGGGAAGAAGTGACAGTAGGACAAGTCGTCCTTGTCTTGGAGTCTATGAAAATGGAGATTCCGGTGGAAGCGGAAACGGCTGGCAAAGTGGCATCTATTCAAGTCCAAGTCGGCGATTTCGTCAATGAAGAAGACGTTCTTCTGACAATTGAGGCGTAA
- a CDS encoding acyl-CoA carboxylase subunit beta produces MTKVTEQPAYNEKLEEQLKQIFAGGHPKYHESLKKQNKIFVRDRLRLLFDDGEYTEDGRFANCEAGDLPADGVVTAMGKVNGQTVCVMANDSTVKAGSWGARTVEKIIRIQEIAEKNRVPMLYLVDSAGARITDQLDMFPNRRGAGRIFHNQVRLSGFIPQVCILFGPSAAGGAYIPAFCDIVIMVDGNASMYLGSPRMAEKVIGEKVTLEEMGGARMHCSVSGVGDVLAANEEEAIAEARRYLEYFPANFTEMPALKETVAAKAGRPLEAIIPENQNAPFDMYEAIDALIDEGSFFEIKKLFAAEVITGIARIEGQPVGIIANQPKVKGGVLFVDSADKMAKFINLCDAFSIPLLFLADVPGFMIGTKVERAGIIRHGAKMIMAMSSATVPKISVVVRKAYGAGLYAMAGPAFEPDVCIALPTAQIAVMGPEAAVNAVYSNKIEAIEDPKERLAFVQEKHKEYKEEIDIYKLASEMIIDEIVAPSSLREVLADRFRLYSTKDIPQPPRKHPVYPV; encoded by the coding sequence ATGACGAAAGTGACAGAGCAACCGGCATACAACGAGAAATTGGAAGAACAGCTGAAGCAGATCTTTGCCGGGGGGCATCCTAAGTATCATGAAAGTCTGAAGAAGCAAAATAAAATATTCGTCCGCGATCGTCTGCGTTTATTATTCGATGATGGCGAGTATACGGAAGACGGCCGCTTCGCAAATTGTGAAGCGGGGGATCTGCCGGCGGATGGCGTCGTCACGGCAATGGGGAAAGTGAACGGGCAGACCGTTTGCGTCATGGCGAACGATTCGACGGTGAAAGCGGGATCGTGGGGAGCCCGTACCGTTGAAAAAATCATCCGTATCCAGGAAATTGCGGAGAAGAACCGGGTTCCGATGCTCTACCTCGTCGATTCGGCAGGAGCGCGCATCACGGATCAGTTGGATATGTTCCCGAATCGTCGGGGAGCGGGCCGGATTTTCCATAATCAAGTGCGGTTATCCGGTTTCATTCCTCAGGTCTGCATCCTTTTCGGACCGTCTGCGGCGGGTGGAGCGTATATCCCGGCATTCTGCGACATCGTCATCATGGTAGACGGAAACGCCTCGATGTATTTGGGCTCTCCGCGGATGGCAGAGAAAGTGATCGGCGAAAAGGTGACGCTCGAAGAGATGGGTGGAGCGCGCATGCACTGTTCCGTTAGCGGAGTCGGTGATGTGTTGGCGGCGAATGAAGAGGAAGCGATTGCCGAGGCTCGCCGTTATCTTGAGTATTTCCCAGCCAACTTCACAGAGATGCCGGCCTTGAAAGAAACGGTCGCTGCAAAGGCGGGTCGTCCTTTGGAAGCGATCATTCCGGAAAACCAGAATGCGCCATTCGATATGTATGAAGCGATCGATGCATTGATCGACGAAGGCAGCTTCTTTGAAATTAAGAAACTGTTTGCGGCAGAAGTAATCACCGGCATTGCGCGGATCGAAGGGCAGCCTGTCGGGATCATTGCGAACCAGCCGAAGGTGAAAGGCGGCGTCCTGTTCGTGGACTCTGCGGATAAGATGGCGAAATTCATCAATCTTTGTGATGCGTTCTCAATTCCGCTTCTATTCTTGGCAGACGTGCCAGGCTTCATGATCGGTACAAAAGTCGAGCGCGCAGGAATCATCCGTCATGGCGCAAAAATGATCATGGCAATGAGTTCGGCAACTGTTCCGAAGATTTCCGTCGTCGTGCGCAAAGCGTATGGAGCAGGTCTTTACGCGATGGCCGGCCCTGCGTTCGAGCCGGATGTCTGCATTGCCCTGCCGACTGCCCAAATTGCGGTCATGGGTCCGGAGGCGGCGGTCAACGCGGTGTATTCCAATAAAATCGAAGCGATTGAAGATCCGAAAGAGCGTTTGGCGTTCGTTCAGGAAAAGCACAAGGAGTATAAAGAGGAAATCGATATTTATAAATTGGCTTCCGAGATGATTATCGACGAAATCGTGGCTCCTTCCAGCTTGCGTGAAGTGCTGGCGGATCGCTTCCGTCTTTATAGCACGAAAGATATTCCACAACCACCGAGAAAACACCCGGTATATCCTGTATAA
- the rpmF gene encoding 50S ribosomal protein L32, which yields MAVPKRRTSKTVKRQRRTHYKLQVPGMTTCENCGDMKLAHRVCKSCGHYKGKDVVGE from the coding sequence ATGGCAGTACCAAAAAGAAGAACTTCCAAAACAGTAAAACGCCAACGCCGTACTCATTACAAACTACAAGTACCTGGCATGACGACATGTGAAAACTGTGGCGACATGAAGTTGGCTCACCGCGTATGTAAATCATGCGGTCACTACAAAGGGAAAGACGTCGTAGGCGAATAA
- a CDS encoding SepM family pheromone-processing serine protease, with protein MRMKRLGLLLAILAILAAVLLYPMDTYISKPGGAYELSPFVKVQGGDEDDIGTFSLMTISVSKATPATYLYAKFSDYQKLLPSYKVRRHGEDDKEYTTRQKKLMSDSQFNAIHVAYQKTGFPLKVDFDGVFVMMVLPGGAADGKLEVGDKIHAVDGVPLKETGQFASLIADKGEGDDVHLTIEREKEEKLIALSMKEIPDNDGRVGLGIQFQEDRTLTTDPKVDFHTADIGGPSAGLMFTLEIINQLLDEDLTKGYNIAGTGEMLEDGTVGRIGGADFKVVAADRKGVEIFFAPDDDLPDEVREANPGIMTNYEEAVKMAEKIGTKMKIVPVKTVDDALAYLQTLEEK; from the coding sequence ATGAGAATGAAACGGCTTGGTTTGCTGCTAGCCATCCTTGCCATCCTGGCCGCAGTGCTCTTATATCCGATGGATACGTACATATCGAAGCCTGGCGGTGCTTACGAACTTTCCCCATTTGTCAAAGTTCAGGGAGGGGATGAAGACGATATCGGCACATTCAGCTTGATGACCATTTCCGTGTCGAAAGCGACGCCGGCCACCTATCTCTACGCGAAGTTCTCCGACTATCAAAAGCTCTTGCCTTCCTATAAAGTGCGGCGACATGGGGAGGATGACAAAGAATATACGACGCGGCAGAAAAAGCTGATGTCTGATTCGCAATTCAACGCAATCCATGTTGCCTATCAAAAAACAGGGTTTCCACTGAAAGTTGATTTTGACGGGGTTTTCGTCATGATGGTCTTGCCGGGTGGAGCCGCGGACGGGAAATTGGAAGTTGGAGATAAAATCCATGCGGTAGATGGGGTTCCTTTGAAGGAAACTGGGCAATTTGCTTCTTTGATTGCCGATAAGGGAGAAGGGGATGACGTTCATCTGACAATAGAACGGGAAAAGGAAGAGAAGCTTATCGCCCTATCGATGAAAGAGATTCCGGATAACGATGGGCGTGTCGGGCTGGGCATCCAGTTTCAAGAGGACCGGACGCTGACAACGGATCCAAAAGTAGATTTCCATACAGCCGATATCGGCGGCCCTTCGGCAGGGTTGATGTTCACTCTTGAAATTATAAACCAATTACTGGACGAGGATTTGACGAAGGGGTACAACATTGCAGGAACCGGTGAAATGCTGGAAGACGGGACGGTCGGACGGATCGGCGGGGCCGATTTCAAAGTCGTCGCGGCCGACCGGAAAGGCGTGGAAATTTTCTTTGCCCCGGATGACGATTTGCCTGACGAAGTGCGGGAAGCGAACCCGGGAATCATGACAAATTACGAGGAAGCGGTGAAAATGGCGGAAAAAATCGGCACGAAAATGAAAATCGTGCCAGTGAAGACGGTAGATGATGCCCTTGCTTATTTGCAGACGCTAGAAGAAAAATAA
- a CDS encoding YceD family protein, whose protein sequence is MKWSIHQLQKYRQGPMPLDEAVDLASVKKRNPEIRDISPVHVTGSCSIGSKKLTCRFHLEGTMTLPCSRTWEDVEYPFSIETDEQFSWDEATLATDDEIHPVVGEVIDPTPLFEELLLLEVPLQVFSENADEMKQTEGKGWSYTTDDEFQARLQEEQETKVDPRLADLAKFFESKDE, encoded by the coding sequence ATGAAATGGTCCATCCATCAATTACAGAAATACAGACAAGGTCCGATGCCACTTGACGAAGCGGTTGACCTTGCATCCGTCAAAAAACGGAATCCGGAAATCCGGGATATTTCGCCTGTCCATGTGACCGGCAGCTGCTCCATCGGTTCAAAAAAGCTGACATGCCGATTTCATTTGGAAGGGACAATGACCTTGCCTTGTTCACGGACTTGGGAAGATGTCGAGTACCCGTTTTCCATTGAAACCGACGAACAATTCAGTTGGGACGAAGCCACCTTGGCAACGGACGATGAAATTCATCCGGTTGTGGGGGAGGTCATCGACCCGACGCCTCTTTTCGAGGAATTGCTCCTATTGGAAGTCCCGCTTCAAGTGTTCAGCGAGAATGCAGACGAAATGAAGCAAACCGAAGGAAAAGGCTGGTCCTATACGACGGACGACGAATTCCAAGCCCGGCTCCAGGAAGAACAGGAAACCAAAGTGGATCCAAGACTTGCCGATCTGGCCAAGTTTTTCGAATCCAAGGATGAATAG
- a CDS encoding nucleotidyltransferase, which translates to MKATGVVVEYNPFHNGHLHHVTEARNRTDADIIIAVMSGNFLQRGEPAFVDKRTRAKMALENHVDIVFELPYAFATAHAPEFARGAITLLDAAHCDAYCFGSEDGDIQAFERALDLIERAGQDYEQTVKTAVKQGVSYPQALNEAYRQTVRLSDSGESVVDLTKPNNILGYQYMEAARTLGSSMKAVTIPRIIAGYHDKAVVGNSIASATGIRKSFFEMAALDAVSGFIPEPTRTGLVDWQEEQQSFGAWPSFYPLLRVIILREGPERLSRIADITEGIENLLYRAAAEHGEFEPFMNEVKSKRYTWTRIQRMLTHIFTGYTYELRNEIEAPSYLRLLGMTEAGQRYLNQFKKKMKLPIVSKAASYSDPSLAMDCKASDMYALGIGGGTAHSRLGADYKHPPIIIP; encoded by the coding sequence TTGAAAGCGACAGGAGTCGTCGTCGAATATAACCCATTCCATAATGGTCATCTCCACCATGTAACGGAGGCACGAAACCGGACGGATGCCGATATTATCATAGCCGTTATGAGCGGAAACTTCCTGCAGCGGGGAGAGCCCGCCTTCGTCGACAAACGGACGCGGGCCAAGATGGCGCTGGAAAACCATGTCGATATCGTATTCGAATTGCCTTACGCCTTCGCCACAGCTCATGCGCCCGAGTTCGCACGCGGAGCCATCACACTTTTGGACGCCGCCCATTGCGACGCCTACTGTTTCGGAAGCGAAGACGGAGATATCCAGGCATTCGAAAGGGCGCTGGACCTCATCGAGCGCGCAGGACAGGATTATGAACAAACGGTGAAGACCGCCGTGAAACAGGGGGTCAGTTATCCACAAGCGTTGAATGAAGCGTACCGCCAGACCGTCCGCCTGTCCGATTCCGGCGAATCAGTAGTGGATTTGACCAAACCGAATAATATTTTAGGGTATCAATACATGGAGGCCGCCCGTACGCTTGGATCTTCCATGAAGGCGGTCACCATCCCGCGCATTATAGCGGGCTATCATGACAAGGCGGTCGTTGGCAATTCGATTGCGAGCGCAACCGGAATCCGTAAATCCTTTTTTGAAATGGCAGCACTGGATGCGGTTTCGGGTTTCATCCCAGAACCGACTCGGACCGGCCTGGTGGACTGGCAGGAGGAACAGCAGTCTTTCGGCGCTTGGCCTTCGTTCTACCCATTGCTTCGCGTCATCATCCTCCGCGAGGGGCCCGAGCGACTTTCCCGGATTGCAGACATTACAGAGGGCATCGAGAACCTCTTATACCGCGCTGCCGCAGAACACGGCGAATTCGAACCGTTCATGAATGAAGTGAAATCCAAACGGTACACGTGGACCCGGATCCAACGCATGCTAACGCATATTTTTACCGGTTACACATATGAATTACGCAATGAAATCGAGGCTCCTTCCTATTTGCGGCTACTTGGCATGACGGAAGCGGGACAGCGGTATTTGAATCAATTCAAGAAAAAGATGAAGCTGCCCATCGTCAGCAAGGCAGCCTCCTATTCCGATCCGTCCCTCGCCATGGACTGCAAGGCGTCGGACATGTACGCTTTGGGGATTGGAGGCGGGACAGCCCACTCCCGTCTAGGGGCCGATTACAAGCACCCCCCTATCATCATTCCGTAG
- a CDS encoding enoyl-CoA hydratase/isomerase family protein produces the protein MSYKIEINEGIATFTIDRPERMNAVNYEVMDGLEEFLDRISDNPDVGYAVITGAGDRAFCSGGDLSEFHGMQTAEEAYPMLSRMAGLLYRVATLPMPVIALVNGSAVGGGCEVATACDYRIVSSQAKAGFIQGTLAITTGWGGATLLFEKDGKHDRVFRLLSEANIRTAEQMLEAEWATELYDGSAEEGLAQFLSKMSKIHPSVHRAYKTVAIRKWTADFMRDRMLEESRQCSILWASEAHHEAVRQFLAKNGK, from the coding sequence ATGTCATATAAAATCGAGATCAATGAAGGGATTGCGACATTCACGATCGACCGGCCGGAGCGGATGAATGCGGTCAATTATGAGGTGATGGACGGCTTGGAAGAATTCCTGGACCGGATTTCGGACAATCCGGATGTGGGGTACGCGGTCATCACAGGCGCGGGGGATCGGGCGTTTTGTTCGGGCGGCGATTTGTCGGAGTTCCATGGCATGCAGACCGCCGAGGAAGCTTATCCCATGTTGAGCCGCATGGCTGGATTGCTTTACCGGGTGGCGACTCTCCCGATGCCGGTCATCGCCTTGGTGAATGGTTCGGCAGTGGGCGGCGGTTGTGAAGTGGCGACTGCTTGTGATTACCGGATTGTCTCTTCCCAAGCGAAAGCGGGGTTCATTCAAGGGACGCTTGCCATCACGACCGGCTGGGGCGGAGCGACGCTGCTTTTCGAGAAGGATGGAAAGCATGACCGTGTGTTCCGGCTCTTATCCGAAGCAAATATCCGCACGGCTGAGCAAATGCTGGAGGCGGAGTGGGCGACTGAATTATATGATGGCAGTGCTGAGGAAGGATTGGCTCAATTTCTTTCCAAAATGTCGAAAATCCATCCTTCTGTCCACCGGGCGTACAAGACAGTGGCAATCCGCAAATGGACAGCGGATTTCATGCGCGACCGCATGTTGGAGGAATCCCGCCAGTGCTCCATTTTATGGGCGAGTGAAGCCCATCATGAAGCAGTGCGGCAATTTCTAGCGAAAAACGGAAAATGA
- a CDS encoding ketopantoate reductase family protein: MKVVIAGAGSIGMLIGSYLQEAAMDVAFHTRRKEQADALNREGIQRINMDGTASVFPAYATDDIQQLPKDALWIVSTKFAGLHGILSEMKETKVTGPILFIQNGIAHLELAYGSDWEQFAFATVEHGAGRLDDRTVSHNGVGSMTIAVGRGKRNVFHLLDSAVTEQFPIVFHEDAEQILMRKVLINCMINPLTALLQVKNGELVDNCHASSLFRQLYAELMEAFPEFRTFLPYEAVVGVCQKTASNHSSMLADRQAGRPMEIETIVTAVIRKAESRNVSLNLLKTLERMLKAVDGGGAGR; the protein is encoded by the coding sequence ATGAAGGTGGTCATCGCTGGTGCAGGATCGATCGGCATGCTGATCGGATCCTATTTGCAAGAAGCTGCTATGGACGTGGCGTTCCATACGAGAAGAAAGGAACAGGCGGATGCTCTGAATCGGGAAGGGATTCAGCGGATCAATATGGATGGAACGGCATCCGTTTTCCCCGCTTACGCAACGGATGATATCCAACAGTTGCCGAAAGACGCCCTTTGGATTGTCAGCACAAAGTTTGCCGGGCTGCATGGCATTCTGTCCGAAATGAAGGAAACGAAGGTGACCGGGCCCATCCTTTTCATCCAGAATGGCATTGCCCATCTGGAACTTGCCTATGGATCGGATTGGGAACAGTTCGCGTTCGCGACGGTCGAGCATGGCGCGGGGCGTCTGGATGATCGGACCGTGTCCCATAACGGCGTCGGTTCCATGACAATCGCGGTCGGCAGGGGAAAACGGAATGTCTTTCATTTGCTGGATAGCGCAGTAACCGAACAATTCCCTATTGTATTTCATGAGGACGCGGAGCAGATTTTGATGCGTAAAGTGCTCATCAACTGCATGATCAATCCACTGACCGCCCTGCTGCAAGTGAAGAATGGAGAGCTGGTCGACAACTGTCATGCGTCCTCCCTGTTCCGGCAATTGTATGCGGAACTGATGGAAGCTTTTCCGGAATTCCGCACTTTCCTTCCATATGAAGCAGTGGTCGGCGTTTGCCAAAAGACGGCATCCAATCATTCCTCCATGCTGGCGGATCGGCAGGCCGGACGTCCGATGGAAATTGAAACGATAGTGACCGCGGTTATCCGAAAAGCGGAAAGCCGTAATGTATCATTGAATTTATTGAAGACGCTGGAGCGGATGTTGAAAGCGGTTGATGGGGGAGGGGCAGGTCGATGA
- a CDS encoding acetyl-CoA carboxylase biotin carboxylase subunit, with the protein MDKILIANRGEIALRIIRTCKRLGIETVAVYSEADSEMPFVQEADEAFLLGPAQVQQSYLKADDIIDIAIRTGAKAIHPGYGLLSENSEFARKAEQAGITFIGPDADTIDKMGDKIGSRVTMQQAGVPVVPGTDEGVATVEEAIQAAAEIGYPIMLKASAGGGGIGMVRCEDEQALTQHFQSVKTRAKAYFGDDVVFLEKFIANARHIEVQIFGDEHGNIVHLFERNCSVQRRNQKVIEESPSPHLPEDARNRLHQAAVDAAQAVSYKNAGTVEFIVDENNDFYFLEMNTRLQVEHPVTEKVTGYDLVEWQLEVAKGNELPVKKQQEITSTGHAIEYRIYAEDPVKFMPSPGPINKLDWKGQDNVRIDSGYVEGGKVTPFYDPLIAKVIVHASTREEAIAKSQAFLNEVEIEGLKTNIPLFTAFLQSEEFQAGDYTTAVLPGWLEKQKESVQ; encoded by the coding sequence ATGGATAAAATATTGATTGCAAATCGTGGGGAAATTGCACTCAGAATCATCCGGACATGTAAACGTCTCGGGATCGAAACAGTGGCGGTCTATTCGGAGGCGGATAGCGAAATGCCTTTTGTCCAAGAAGCGGATGAAGCCTTTCTGCTAGGACCTGCCCAAGTGCAGCAGTCGTACTTGAAAGCGGATGACATTATTGATATCGCTATCCGGACAGGCGCTAAAGCGATTCATCCTGGGTATGGTCTCTTATCGGAAAACTCCGAGTTTGCCCGCAAGGCGGAGCAAGCAGGGATTACATTCATCGGACCGGACGCCGATACGATCGATAAAATGGGGGATAAGATCGGCTCGCGCGTTACGATGCAACAGGCAGGGGTGCCCGTTGTCCCGGGAACCGACGAAGGCGTGGCGACGGTGGAAGAAGCCATTCAAGCAGCCGCAGAAATCGGTTATCCGATTATGTTGAAGGCGAGTGCCGGCGGTGGGGGAATCGGCATGGTGCGCTGCGAAGATGAGCAAGCACTCACTCAACATTTTCAATCGGTAAAAACACGTGCGAAGGCGTATTTCGGGGATGATGTCGTGTTTCTTGAAAAGTTCATCGCGAATGCCCGGCATATCGAAGTACAAATATTCGGGGACGAACATGGTAATATTGTCCATCTTTTCGAACGGAACTGTTCGGTTCAAAGGCGTAATCAGAAAGTGATCGAGGAATCTCCTTCTCCGCATTTACCGGAGGATGCGAGAAACCGGCTTCATCAGGCGGCAGTCGATGCTGCCCAGGCAGTGTCCTATAAAAACGCTGGAACAGTCGAGTTCATAGTCGATGAAAACAATGATTTCTATTTTCTAGAGATGAATACAAGGCTGCAAGTCGAGCACCCGGTCACGGAAAAAGTGACGGGCTACGATCTCGTTGAATGGCAGTTGGAAGTGGCAAAGGGCAACGAACTTCCTGTGAAAAAACAACAAGAAATCACATCGACAGGACATGCGATTGAATACCGTATCTACGCGGAAGACCCGGTCAAATTCATGCCTTCTCCAGGGCCAATCAACAAATTGGACTGGAAGGGCCAGGATAATGTCCGAATTGACTCCGGATATGTGGAGGGCGGGAAAGTGACACCTTTCTATGATCCGCTCATCGCGAAAGTGATCGTCCACGCTTCGACTCGTGAAGAGGCAATTGCGAAATCACAAGCGTTTTTGAATGAGGTCGAAATTGAAGGTCTGAAAACGAATATTCCGTTATTCACCGCGTTTCTTCAGTCCGAGGAATTCCAAGCGGGTGATTATACAACGGCCGTGTTGCCGGGTTGGTTGGAAAAACAAAAGGAGAGTGTACAATAA